In Leisingera methylohalidivorans DSM 14336, a single genomic region encodes these proteins:
- a CDS encoding DEAD/DEAH box helicase, translating to MTKFTDLNLNPKVLKAVEEAGYETPTPIQAGAIPPALEGRDVLGIAQTGTGKTASFTLPMITLLARGRARARMPRSLVLCPTRELAAQVAENFDTYAKHVKLTKALLIGGVSFKEQDALIDKGVDVLIATPGRLLDHFERGKLLLTGVQVMVVDEADRMLDMGFIPDIERIFSLTPFTRQTLFFSATMAPEIERITNTFLSGPERIEVARQATASETIEQAVVQFKASRRDREGSEKRTVLRALIDNEGDKLTNAIIFCNRKSDVDIVAKSLKKYGYDAAPIHGDLDQSQRTRTLDGFREGSLRILVASDVAARGLDVPSVSHVFNFDVPGHAEDYVHRIGRTGRAGRAGKAITICISRDDKALDAVEKLIQKEIPRLDNPVKPEAKAEKPARAAKPETEARAPKPEAEARAPKPEAEARDPRKEAARSPRKDEKPAQKPERSSGRGKYGKRDDKTVVGMGDHLPSFIALSFAERRAS from the coding sequence ATGACAAAATTCACCGATCTCAACCTTAATCCCAAGGTCCTCAAAGCTGTTGAGGAAGCTGGATATGAAACCCCCACTCCCATCCAGGCCGGAGCGATTCCGCCTGCGCTGGAAGGGCGTGACGTTCTGGGAATCGCCCAGACCGGCACCGGCAAGACTGCGTCTTTCACGCTGCCGATGATCACGCTGCTGGCGCGCGGACGCGCCCGCGCCCGGATGCCGCGCAGCCTGGTGCTGTGCCCCACCCGCGAGCTGGCGGCCCAGGTGGCGGAAAACTTCGACACCTATGCCAAGCATGTAAAGCTCACCAAGGCGCTGCTGATCGGCGGGGTTTCCTTCAAGGAACAGGACGCGCTGATCGACAAGGGCGTCGATGTGCTGATCGCCACCCCCGGCCGTCTGCTGGACCATTTCGAACGCGGCAAACTGCTGCTGACCGGCGTGCAGGTGATGGTGGTGGACGAAGCCGACCGGATGCTGGACATGGGGTTCATCCCCGATATCGAGCGCATCTTCTCGCTGACGCCGTTCACCCGCCAGACGCTGTTCTTCTCGGCCACCATGGCACCGGAAATCGAGCGGATCACCAACACCTTCCTGTCCGGCCCCGAGCGCATTGAAGTCGCACGGCAAGCCACCGCATCGGAAACGATCGAACAGGCCGTGGTGCAGTTCAAGGCATCGCGCCGGGACCGCGAGGGCAGCGAAAAGCGTACCGTTCTGCGGGCGCTGATCGACAATGAGGGTGACAAGCTCACCAATGCAATCATCTTCTGCAACCGCAAGTCGGACGTGGATATCGTTGCCAAATCGCTGAAGAAATACGGCTATGACGCGGCGCCTATCCATGGCGACCTGGATCAAAGCCAGCGGACCAGGACACTGGACGGCTTCCGCGAAGGCTCCCTGCGGATCCTGGTCGCTTCGGATGTGGCCGCGCGGGGCCTTGATGTGCCCAGCGTCAGCCATGTGTTCAACTTCGACGTGCCCGGCCATGCCGAGGATTACGTTCACAGGATCGGACGCACCGGACGCGCCGGCCGCGCGGGCAAGGCGATCACCATCTGCATTTCCCGCGATGACAAGGCGCTGGATGCAGTGGAGAAGCTGATCCAGAAAGAGATCCCGCGTCTGGACAACCCGGTGAAGCCGGAAGCCAAGGCCGAAAAACCGGCCCGCGCAGCCAAGCCGGAAACGGAAGCCCGCGCTCCCAAGCCGGAAGCGGAAGCCCGCGCTCCCAAGCCGGAAGCGGAAGCCCGCGACCCCCGCAAGGAGGCGGCCCGCAGCCCCCGCAAGGACGAAAAGCCTGCGCAGAAGCCCGAACGCTCTTCGGGCCGCGGCAAATACGGCAAACGCGACGACAAGACAGTGGTCGGAATGGGCGATCACCTGCCCAGCTTCATCGCCCTCAGCTTCGCGGAACGCCGGGCCAGCTGA
- a CDS encoding ribonuclease J, whose amino-acid sequence MSSERLIYLPLGGAGEIGMNAYVYGYGPKDKERLILVDLGVTFPDMDTTPGVDLIMPDMTWLKERVDRLEGIFVTHGHEDHIGAIAHMYSSLNVPVYARAFTANLARRKMEEAGHDPAAVQIVQAWPETTKLGPFTIGVAPMSHSIPESGALVIDSPAGRVVHTGDFKLDSNPLVGEPFDPEMWAEIAKDGIQALVCDSTNVFSTHPGRSESELPDEITRLISEAKGLVAATTFASNVARVKTLAEAGVRAGRSIVLLGRAMRRMIEAATETGVLQDFPKVISPEDANNVPRDNLMLITTGSQGERRAASAQLARGKYRGLELKQGDTFLFSSKTIPGNERGVIRVINQFSEMGVDVVDDSSGLYHVSGHANGPDLEAMHTLLKPRMLVPMHGEHRHLRQHARLGEAKGIASAVVVNGMMMDLTGDAPKPAGYVDTGRTYLDGSVKYGAMDGVVRDRIRMALNGHVVVTVLLDEEDEPLGEPWCDVKGLPETGSSNAALVEVMEEDLNQFLMRAGAKTLRDDDKLEQELRRIARQSAHSEIGKKPEVTVVVSRMR is encoded by the coding sequence ATGAGCAGTGAAAGATTGATCTATCTGCCCCTCGGCGGGGCGGGTGAAATTGGCATGAATGCCTATGTCTATGGCTACGGGCCAAAGGATAAGGAACGTCTGATCCTGGTCGACCTGGGCGTGACATTCCCGGATATGGACACCACCCCCGGCGTTGATCTGATCATGCCGGACATGACCTGGCTGAAAGAGCGGGTTGACCGGCTGGAGGGGATTTTCGTCACCCACGGGCACGAGGACCACATCGGCGCCATCGCGCATATGTATTCCAGCCTGAACGTGCCGGTCTACGCCCGCGCCTTCACCGCCAATCTGGCGCGGCGCAAGATGGAGGAAGCGGGCCACGATCCGGCAGCGGTGCAGATCGTGCAGGCCTGGCCGGAAACCACCAAACTCGGCCCGTTCACCATTGGCGTTGCACCGATGAGCCACTCGATCCCCGAAAGCGGCGCGCTGGTGATCGACAGCCCGGCAGGGCGGGTGGTGCATACCGGCGATTTCAAGCTGGACTCCAACCCGCTGGTCGGTGAACCCTTCGACCCGGAGATGTGGGCGGAGATCGCCAAAGACGGCATCCAGGCGCTGGTCTGCGATTCCACCAATGTGTTCTCCACCCATCCGGGCCGTTCGGAATCTGAGCTTCCGGATGAGATCACCCGGCTGATCTCCGAGGCCAAGGGCCTGGTGGCCGCGACCACCTTTGCCTCCAACGTGGCCCGGGTGAAAACCCTGGCCGAGGCCGGCGTCCGGGCCGGGCGGTCCATTGTGCTGCTGGGCCGGGCGATGCGCCGGATGATCGAGGCTGCGACGGAAACCGGCGTGCTGCAGGACTTCCCCAAGGTGATCAGCCCGGAGGACGCAAACAATGTGCCGCGCGACAACCTGATGCTGATCACAACCGGCAGCCAGGGCGAACGCCGTGCCGCCTCCGCGCAGCTGGCGCGCGGCAAATACCGCGGCCTGGAGCTGAAGCAGGGCGACACCTTCCTGTTCTCCTCCAAGACCATCCCGGGCAACGAGAGGGGCGTGATCCGCGTTATCAACCAGTTCTCGGAAATGGGCGTTGATGTTGTTGACGACAGTTCCGGCCTTTACCATGTGTCGGGGCATGCCAATGGGCCGGATCTGGAAGCCATGCATACCCTGCTGAAGCCCAGAATGCTGGTGCCGATGCACGGCGAGCACCGCCACCTGCGCCAGCACGCCCGTCTGGGCGAGGCAAAGGGCATTGCCAGTGCGGTTGTGGTCAACGGCATGATGATGGACCTGACCGGCGACGCGCCCAAACCCGCCGGCTATGTTGATACCGGCCGCACCTATCTGGACGGTTCTGTCAAATACGGCGCAATGGACGGTGTTGTCCGCGACCGTATCCGCATGGCGCTGAACGGCCATGTGGTGGTGACGGTGCTGCTGGATGAGGAAGACGAGCCGCTGGGCGAGCCCTGGTGCGACGTCAAGGGCCTGCCTGAGACCGGCAGTTCCAACGCCGCTCTGGTCGAGGTGATGGAAGAGGATCTGAACCAGTTCCTGATGCGTGCCGGTGCCAAGACGCTGCGCGACGACGACAAGCTGGAACAGGAACTGCGCCGCATTGCCCGCCAAAGCGCCCATAGCGAGATCGGCAAAAAACCCGAAGTGACGGTGGTGGTCAGCCGCATGCGCTGA
- the nuoN gene encoding NADH-quinone oxidoreductase subunit NuoN, with protein MIQADLTVILPEIVLALYAMGALLGAVYTSKDKLASPMVWTTAALLAAVAFWIAASPATTQTAFNGMFINDGFARFAKVALLLGAAAVLLIGQDYMARRGMLRFEYPILVALSAVGMMMMVSAGDLMSLYMGLELQSLSLYVVAAMRRDSVKSTEAGLKYFVLGALSSGLLLYGASLVYGFAGTTQFAGIIQVAEQGHMSLGMLFGLVFMISGLAFKVSAVPFHMWTPDVYEGAPTPVTAFFATAPKVAAMGLFARVLHDAFGGAISDWQQIIVVLSVLSMFLGAIAAIGQRDIKRLMAFSSIAHMGYAMIGLAAGTEQGVTAMLVYLAIYVTMNIGTFSFILMLEKDGKPVTDIMALNQFAAREPGKALAVLVLMFSLAGVPPMLGFFAKLGVWQAGVDAGLMGLVIASAVASVIGAFYYIRIVFYMYFGTGEDDVEAQGSPILGVALMASAALMLVGVVYQFGIDGAAAAAAATLVN; from the coding sequence ATGATCCAAGCTGATCTTACTGTAATCCTGCCAGAGATCGTTCTGGCACTCTACGCGATGGGGGCGCTTTTGGGCGCCGTCTACACCAGCAAGGACAAGCTGGCCTCCCCGATGGTTTGGACCACCGCGGCGCTGCTGGCGGCGGTGGCCTTCTGGATCGCGGCCAGCCCGGCCACCACCCAGACCGCTTTCAACGGCATGTTCATCAACGACGGCTTTGCCCGCTTTGCCAAAGTGGCGCTGCTGCTGGGTGCGGCTGCGGTGCTGCTGATCGGCCAGGACTATATGGCGCGCCGCGGCATGCTGCGCTTCGAATACCCGATCCTGGTTGCGCTCAGCGCCGTGGGTATGATGATGATGGTCTCCGCCGGCGACCTGATGTCTCTGTACATGGGGCTGGAGCTGCAGTCTCTGTCGCTCTATGTCGTGGCCGCCATGCGCCGCGACAGCGTCAAGTCGACCGAAGCGGGCCTCAAGTACTTTGTGCTGGGCGCCTTGTCCTCGGGCCTGCTGCTGTACGGTGCCTCGCTGGTTTACGGCTTTGCCGGCACCACTCAGTTCGCGGGTATCATCCAAGTCGCCGAGCAGGGCCATATGTCGCTCGGCATGCTGTTCGGGCTCGTCTTCATGATCTCGGGGCTTGCCTTCAAGGTCTCCGCGGTGCCTTTCCACATGTGGACCCCGGACGTCTATGAGGGCGCGCCGACCCCGGTCACCGCCTTCTTTGCCACCGCGCCCAAGGTTGCGGCGATGGGCTTGTTTGCCCGCGTCCTGCATGATGCCTTTGGCGGTGCCATCTCCGACTGGCAGCAGATCATCGTGGTGCTGTCGGTGCTGTCGATGTTCCTCGGCGCCATTGCCGCCATCGGCCAGCGCGACATCAAGCGCCTGATGGCTTTCTCGTCGATCGCCCATATGGGCTATGCGATGATTGGCCTGGCAGCGGGCACCGAACAGGGCGTCACTGCGATGCTGGTGTATCTGGCGATCTACGTCACCATGAACATCGGTACTTTCTCCTTCATTCTGATGCTGGAAAAAGACGGCAAGCCTGTGACCGATATCATGGCGCTGAATCAGTTCGCCGCACGCGAGCCGGGCAAGGCGCTGGCGGTGCTTGTGCTGATGTTCTCGCTGGCCGGGGTGCCGCCGATGCTGGGCTTCTTTGCCAAGCTGGGCGTTTGGCAGGCGGGTGTCGACGCCGGCCTGATGGGGCTGGTCATTGCCTCCGCTGTCGCTTCGGTGATCGGTGCGTTCTACTACATCCGCATCGTCTTCTACATGTACTTCGGCACGGGCGAGGACGACGTCGAGGCGCAGGGATCACCGATCCTGGGCGTGGCGCTGATGGCCTCTGCCGCGCTGATGCTGGTAGGCGTGGTTTACCAGTTCGGCATCGACGGCGCGGCAGCTGCTGCCGCAGCAACCCTTGTAAATTGA
- a CDS encoding peptide chain release factor 3: protein MLDSASNHPELPPEIARRRTFAIISHPDAGKTTLTEKFLLYGGAIQMAGQVRAKGEARRTRSDFMQMEKDRGISVSASAMSFDFSGFRFNLVDTPGHSDFSEDTYRTLTAVDAAVMVIDGAKGVESQTQKLFEVCRLRDLPILTFCNKMDRESRDTFEIIDEIQQNLAIDVTPASWPIGVGREFIGCYDMLRDRLELMDRADRNKVAESIEINGLDDPKLAEHVPEHLLEQLLEEVEMARELLPALDPQSVLEGHMTPIWFGSAINSFGVKELMDGIGAYGPEPQPQSAQPRQVAPEEKKVAGFVFKVQANMDPKHRDRVAFVRMASGHFKRGMKLTHVRTKKPMAISNPVLFLASDRELAEEAWAGDIIGIPNHGQLRIGDTLTEGEEIRVTGIPSFAPELLQGVRAGDPMKAKHLEKALMQFAEEGAAKVFKPSIGSGFIVGVVGQLQFEVLASRIEIEYGLPVRFEASQFTSARWVSGERAAVDKFTNANKQHIAHDHDGDVVYLTRLQWDIDRVVRDYPDLKLTATKEMMV, encoded by the coding sequence ATGCTGGATTCCGCTTCAAACCACCCCGAACTGCCGCCCGAAATTGCACGGCGCCGGACCTTTGCGATCATTTCGCACCCGGACGCCGGCAAGACCACGCTGACTGAAAAGTTCCTGCTGTACGGCGGTGCGATTCAGATGGCCGGCCAGGTGCGCGCCAAGGGGGAAGCGCGGCGCACGCGATCGGACTTCATGCAGATGGAAAAGGACCGCGGGATTTCGGTCTCGGCCTCGGCGATGTCGTTTGATTTCAGCGGCTTCCGCTTCAACCTGGTGGATACGCCCGGCCACTCGGACTTCTCCGAGGACACCTACCGCACGCTGACAGCAGTGGATGCGGCAGTGATGGTGATCGACGGCGCCAAGGGCGTGGAAAGCCAGACCCAGAAGCTGTTCGAGGTCTGCCGCCTGCGCGACCTGCCGATCCTGACCTTCTGTAACAAGATGGACCGCGAAAGCCGGGACACCTTCGAGATCATCGACGAGATCCAGCAGAACCTGGCAATTGACGTGACACCTGCCAGCTGGCCGATCGGCGTCGGCCGCGAATTCATCGGCTGTTACGACATGCTGCGCGACCGGCTGGAGCTGATGGACCGCGCCGACCGCAACAAGGTTGCGGAAAGCATTGAGATCAACGGCCTGGATGATCCCAAGCTGGCAGAACATGTGCCGGAACACTTGCTGGAACAGCTGCTGGAAGAGGTCGAAATGGCCCGTGAGCTGCTGCCGGCCCTGGATCCGCAATCGGTGCTCGAAGGCCATATGACCCCGATCTGGTTCGGTTCGGCGATCAACTCGTTCGGCGTGAAGGAGCTGATGGACGGCATCGGCGCCTATGGCCCCGAACCGCAGCCGCAATCCGCCCAGCCCCGCCAGGTGGCGCCGGAAGAAAAAAAGGTCGCGGGATTTGTCTTCAAGGTGCAGGCCAACATGGACCCCAAGCACCGCGACCGGGTCGCCTTTGTCCGGATGGCGTCGGGGCATTTCAAACGCGGCATGAAACTGACCCATGTGCGCACCAAAAAGCCGATGGCGATTTCCAACCCGGTGCTGTTCCTGGCCTCTGACCGCGAACTGGCGGAAGAGGCCTGGGCGGGCGATATTATCGGCATTCCGAACCACGGCCAGCTGCGTATCGGCGATACGCTGACCGAGGGCGAGGAGATCCGGGTGACCGGCATCCCATCGTTTGCGCCGGAACTGCTGCAAGGCGTGCGGGCGGGCGATCCGATGAAAGCCAAGCATCTGGAAAAGGCGCTGATGCAATTTGCCGAGGAAGGCGCCGCCAAGGTGTTCAAGCCCTCGATCGGCTCCGGATTCATCGTTGGTGTTGTCGGCCAGTTGCAGTTCGAGGTTCTGGCCTCGCGAATCGAGATAGAATACGGCCTGCCGGTGCGGTTTGAGGCCAGCCAGTTCACCTCGGCCCGCTGGGTCAGCGGCGAGCGGGCAGCAGTGGACAAGTTCACCAATGCCAACAAGCAGCACATCGCGCATGATCACGACGGCGATGTGGTGTACCTGACGCGGCTGCAATGGGACATCGACCGGGTGGTGCGCGACTATCCGGACTTGAAACTGACCGCGACCAAGGAAATGATGGTGTAA
- a CDS encoding RSP_7527 family protein translates to MGFAMNTTDTNTLTIAQFQAIEARAHELRAEAFANVMRRLFRAVFSAPRKVISCPSCARPLHG, encoded by the coding sequence ATGGGCTTCGCCATGAACACCACCGACACCAACACCCTGACCATTGCACAATTCCAAGCCATCGAAGCCCGCGCCCATGAGCTGCGTGCCGAGGCATTTGCCAACGTGATGCGCCGTCTGTTCCGCGCCGTGTTCAGCGCCCCGCGCAAGGTTATTTCCTGCCCCAGCTGCGCCCGCCCGCTGCACGGCTGA
- a CDS encoding type III pantothenate kinase, whose product MLLAVDCGNTNTVFSIYDGEEFIAMWRTATDWKRTADQYYVWLNTLMRLQGIEADITDMIISSTVPRVVFNLRVLADRYFNTRPLVVGKPGCLLPVAVRVDEGTAVGPDRLVNTVSGFDLYGGNLIVVDFGTATTFDVVAEDGAYVGGVIAPGVNLSLEALHQAAAALPHVDITKPENVIGTNTVACMQSGVFWGYVGLVREICTQIKAERGVAMKVISTGGLAPLFQQSADLFDAFEDDLTMHGLQIIHKYNKENGTDA is encoded by the coding sequence ATGCTTCTGGCAGTTGATTGCGGCAATACCAACACGGTGTTTTCGATCTATGACGGCGAAGAGTTCATCGCCATGTGGCGCACGGCCACCGATTGGAAACGCACGGCGGATCAATATTACGTCTGGCTGAACACGCTGATGCGGCTGCAGGGGATCGAGGCGGATATCACCGACATGATCATCTCCTCCACCGTGCCGCGGGTGGTGTTCAATCTGCGTGTGCTCGCCGACCGCTATTTCAACACACGTCCCTTGGTGGTGGGAAAGCCCGGCTGCCTGCTGCCTGTCGCGGTGCGGGTGGACGAAGGCACCGCTGTCGGGCCTGACCGGCTGGTCAATACGGTGTCCGGCTTTGACCTTTATGGCGGCAATCTGATCGTGGTGGATTTCGGCACCGCAACAACATTCGATGTGGTGGCCGAGGATGGCGCCTATGTCGGCGGGGTGATTGCGCCTGGCGTGAACCTGAGCCTGGAGGCCCTGCACCAGGCTGCCGCCGCCCTGCCGCATGTGGACATCACCAAACCTGAAAATGTCATCGGCACCAATACCGTCGCCTGTATGCAGTCCGGCGTGTTCTGGGGCTATGTCGGCCTCGTCCGCGAGATCTGCACCCAAATCAAGGCGGAACGCGGCGTGGCGATGAAAGTAATCTCGACAGGCGGGCTGGCGCCTTTGTTCCAGCAATCTGCTGATCTGTTCGACGCATTCGAGGATGACCTCACCATGCATGGCCTGCAGATCATTCATAAATACAACAAGGAAAATGGTACTGACGCATGA
- a CDS encoding glycosyltransferase family 2 protein, producing the protein MSHSAVKWGVVSTIKAEAAEILTFAAHYLDAGAHRLFLYLDAPCPDAYPLLKAHPKIRVVDCDDRYWQQKGRPARHQVRQASNANRAYRRQAKDVSWLLHCDVDEFLWSDSLPASRLAALPPETLCARVRPVEALAGGDGTAFKGYVAPARRGGPADQLYPRFGRVLRGGFLSHVQGKLFVRTGIDGLDLRIHNAFLGETENPGAAELGGMELCHFHAADWQSWISHYRYRLQKGSYRAELAPARPHEPGRITTHQLLSSIESDQGEAGLRTFFDEVCADSPDLRDRLRAAGLLKIRKLDLDRKRRKHFPESG; encoded by the coding sequence ATGAGCCATAGTGCGGTCAAATGGGGCGTGGTCAGCACGATCAAGGCTGAGGCCGCGGAGATCCTCACCTTTGCAGCGCATTATCTGGACGCCGGAGCGCACCGGCTGTTCCTCTATCTGGATGCCCCCTGCCCGGACGCCTATCCGCTGTTGAAAGCGCATCCGAAAATCCGCGTGGTGGACTGCGATGATCGGTATTGGCAGCAGAAGGGCCGCCCGGCGCGGCATCAGGTACGGCAGGCCAGCAATGCCAATCGGGCTTACCGGCGCCAGGCCAAGGATGTCAGCTGGCTGCTGCATTGCGACGTGGATGAGTTCCTGTGGTCGGACAGCCTGCCCGCCAGCCGGCTTGCAGCGCTGCCGCCAGAGACCCTATGCGCCCGGGTAAGGCCGGTCGAGGCCCTTGCCGGCGGCGATGGAACGGCCTTTAAAGGATATGTTGCCCCCGCACGGCGCGGCGGCCCCGCTGATCAGCTTTATCCCCGGTTCGGCCGGGTGCTGCGCGGCGGTTTTCTCAGCCACGTTCAGGGCAAGCTGTTTGTCCGGACCGGCATTGACGGGCTCGACCTGCGCATTCACAACGCCTTTCTGGGCGAGACGGAAAACCCCGGCGCCGCAGAACTGGGCGGCATGGAGCTGTGCCATTTCCACGCAGCCGATTGGCAGAGCTGGATCAGCCACTACCGCTACCGGCTGCAAAAAGGCTCCTACCGGGCCGAACTGGCCCCCGCCCGGCCACATGAGCCCGGGAGAATCACGACGCATCAGCTGCTCAGTTCTATCGAGTCGGATCAGGGCGAAGCCGGCCTGCGGACCTTTTTCGACGAAGTTTGCGCCGACAGCCCAGACCTGCGGGACCGCCTGCGCGCTGCGGGGCTGCTCAAGATTCGAAAACTGGATTTGGACAGGAAACGGCGGAAACACTTTCCAGAATCCGGCTGA
- a CDS encoding nucleotidyltransferase domain-containing protein: MGKKLTYLEERRSSTLEKFKELQINVADLNKILGDKACIYATGSFGRLEAGSKSDLDLFIVSKVAKDGEKTVNLLSNLDVILAKAELIRAVRNMNLPDFDGDGKYLTCHAVSDFLIHLGSPEDDYRNTLTGRLLMFLEGRAVVGEDVFNEVIEEVIAEYFRDYADHSDAFIPAFLCNDILRLWRTFCVNYEFARRKNISAQEKARIKNLKLKHSRMLTCYSAICFLLYCYKKNRTVTPQDAKEMVSLTPTDRLTHIAREANDPKLAEANDDLISRYSEFLKTTDMPDEELQHEVSENWKAWEEKSYDFGDKLNFYLKTLGEETRFFRLLVI, from the coding sequence ATGGGAAAGAAATTGACTTACCTTGAGGAAAGAAGAAGTTCGACTCTGGAGAAATTTAAGGAACTGCAGATTAATGTTGCAGACCTCAACAAGATACTCGGTGACAAGGCCTGCATATACGCTACTGGTTCTTTCGGCCGATTGGAGGCTGGTTCAAAGAGTGACCTAGATCTTTTCATAGTATCGAAGGTCGCAAAGGATGGAGAGAAAACTGTAAACCTCCTGTCGAACCTCGATGTGATCCTCGCAAAAGCCGAACTTATCCGAGCAGTTCGAAACATGAACCTTCCCGACTTCGATGGCGACGGGAAATACCTTACATGTCATGCTGTTTCCGACTTCTTGATACATCTCGGCAGCCCAGAGGATGATTATAGAAATACATTGACCGGTCGCCTACTAATGTTTCTTGAAGGGCGAGCAGTTGTTGGCGAAGATGTTTTTAACGAAGTAATCGAAGAAGTTATTGCCGAATATTTTCGAGACTACGCTGACCACTCGGATGCCTTTATCCCAGCTTTTCTCTGCAACGACATTCTCCGACTGTGGCGCACTTTTTGTGTTAACTACGAGTTTGCACGCAGAAAGAACATCTCCGCGCAGGAGAAGGCTCGGATAAAGAACTTAAAACTAAAACACAGCAGAATGCTTACTTGTTACTCCGCAATTTGCTTTCTCTTGTACTGCTACAAGAAGAATCGAACGGTAACCCCCCAGGACGCGAAGGAAATGGTGAGCCTTACGCCCACGGATCGGCTCACGCACATCGCAAGGGAAGCCAATGACCCCAAACTTGCTGAGGCAAATGACGATTTGATCTCTCGATACTCCGAGTTCTTGAAGACCACCGATATGCCAGATGAAGAACTGCAACACGAAGTCAGCGAGAATTGGAAAGCTTGGGAAGAAAAGTCATACGACTTTGGGGACAAACTGAATTTCTACCTAAAGACACTAGGGGAAGAAACTCGCTTCTTTAGGCTACTAGTCATTTAG
- a CDS encoding biotin--[acetyl-CoA-carboxylase] ligase, with protein sequence MSWPAGYGKRVLAEVDSTLNEAARIAGQLAGPEWILALRQTQGRGRRGRDWKDPKGNFAATLVMRPQGAPDQAALRSFVAALAVYDACVAVTGRSEGLSLKWPNDVLLKGGKLAGILLESAGNGQGVNHLYVGIGVNLVETPMKEWLEPGAVWPVSLLSETGVQVSPEEFLEALAEAFARYEQQFTTYGFEPIRTAWLERAAKLGEVITARTASSETDGTFETVDASGNLVLNTAKGRVSIPAADIYF encoded by the coding sequence ATGAGCTGGCCAGCAGGATATGGAAAACGGGTGCTTGCCGAGGTTGACAGCACCCTGAACGAGGCCGCCCGCATTGCCGGGCAACTGGCAGGCCCCGAGTGGATTCTGGCGCTGCGGCAAACCCAAGGACGGGGACGCCGCGGCCGTGACTGGAAAGACCCCAAGGGTAATTTCGCCGCCACCCTGGTAATGCGGCCCCAAGGCGCTCCGGATCAGGCAGCGCTGCGCAGCTTCGTGGCGGCGCTGGCCGTCTATGACGCTTGTGTCGCGGTCACCGGACGCAGCGAAGGGCTGTCGCTGAAATGGCCCAATGACGTGCTGCTGAAGGGCGGCAAGCTGGCAGGCATTCTGCTGGAAAGCGCCGGCAACGGGCAGGGGGTCAACCACCTGTATGTCGGCATTGGCGTCAACCTGGTGGAAACCCCGATGAAGGAATGGCTGGAACCTGGTGCCGTCTGGCCAGTGTCGCTGCTGTCGGAAACCGGCGTTCAGGTCTCGCCGGAAGAGTTTCTGGAGGCGCTGGCAGAGGCCTTTGCCCGCTATGAGCAGCAGTTCACCACCTATGGGTTCGAGCCGATCCGCACCGCCTGGCTGGAGCGCGCGGCGAAACTGGGCGAGGTGATCACCGCCCGCACCGCCAGTTCCGAGACCGACGGCACCTTTGAAACGGTGGACGCCAGCGGCAACCTTGTCCTAAACACTGCCAAGGGCCGCGTGAGCATTCCCGCGGCCGACATCTATTTCTAG